Genomic segment of Eretmochelys imbricata isolate rEreImb1 chromosome 24, rEreImb1.hap1, whole genome shotgun sequence:
TGGCTGGTGCACACCACGCCTGTGGGTGTTGCTGCCGCTTTGCGGTAATGGTGGGTTGGGAGCATTCCTAGAGGAGCATATGGGGGGATGCCCAGCCAAGGGCCACAACCTGGGGCACAGAGGGGGTGATGTGGGATCCTTGGGGAGCCCTCAGTGCCCTGTTGAAGAGTGGGGTTTGGATGGGTGTCACCACAGCCCTGCATGGGCGCATCACAGATAtcgtggctgggggagaggggtggtgcAAGCCAAGACGCCCCAGCTCTGACTCCCTGGTCCCTCCCCAGCGGGCTGATCACCGACACCATGGCTGAAGTGGGGGTGTACACAGAAGAGCTGCGGGCCCGGTTTGGCCCCTACGCCCAGGAGGCCCAGCAGCGCCTGGGCAGCGAGGTAGCGGCGCTGACAGGGAAGCTGCGGGCCGACATGGAGGAGGCCAAGGGCCGAGTGGTGCAGTACGCGGGCGACGTGCGCTTGATGTTCGACCAAAACCTGGAGGAGGTGCGGGCCCGAGTTGGCATGTACCTGCGCAAGCTGCGCAAGCGTCTGGGCAAAGATGCTGAGGAGCTGCGCCGCAAGATGGCCGCCTATGCCAGCGAGGTGCAGGCCCGCACCGACCAGCGGGTGGACGCCGTGCGCCAGGGCCTGCAGCCCCTAATCGACAGCATCCGTGACAAGGGACAGCAGCGTCTGGGAGCCCTGAGCCAGGCCATGGGTGAGCAGAGCCAGAAGGTGCGCGATAGCCTGGGCACCCgggcccaggagctgcaggggcaccTGCAGGAGAAGGCTGAGGAGGTGCGGGGCTCCCTAGACCAGGCTGCTGAGCAGGTCCGCCAGTGGTTTGCACCCTTCCTGCAGGATGTCAGTGCCCAGTTACAGGCCCTGGTGGAGAAGCTGCAAGGGAAACTCCAGCTGTAACAGCCCCTGCTCACCCCACGCTGTGGCCCCCcaacagcccagagccctggcaaTCCAGGGGCCTCCATTCCCAGGTCCCCCACAGTACAGCCCTGCCCACTGATACCAAGCTAGCTGCGGAGGTGTGTGGCTCCTGGAGCAAACAGGCATGAGTCACTTCACCTGCTAAGCCTGCTCCAGACCTCCTGCAGGGGCCCAGTTCTTCATTGCCCCTGTGCATGAACCCCAGTGCATAGACATTGCCACTCCGACCCTGCATTCACACTTGGGACTGGTGGAAATGAAGCCACGAGACTCAGGACAACCATGAATCTGGCCTTGAGCTGCGTTTGTGCAGGTCCTGGAGACCTGAGAGGGGATAACCTCTGCCCATCCCATTCTCCCCTCTCTAACCACAGCTGAATCTGatgccccatcccatccccactgTTAGATCTCCTGTGTTCACCAGTGCTTTCACCTGTAACTAAATAAATTCTTGCTTTGGGCACAAGATACTCGGGGCCTTTTCTTCTTTATGACCTAAATTTATGAGACACACACATTCAGATCCCCAGCTGCAGTAAATCAGCCGTAGCTCCAGGGGGGCCAGATCCTGGCCAACTGGCACTGCTCCGTGGGCCACAGGTGCAAGAAGTCCTCCCACCGCTATCCCATATTGCACTGCTCCATTCAGAATCGACCGATCTGGGCCCCTTGCTGCCGTCTACTGTCCAGGCTGGCATATGGATGTGAGCACGGCAGCAGGAgtgtaaagaggttattttacctctgtatttggcacaggtCTGatcgctgctggaatactgtgtgcagttctggggcCCACAATGCAAGGAGGATACTGATAAACTGGGgacggttcagagaagagccatgagaatgattaaagaattagcaAACCTGtcttgtagtgatagactcagaaagctcaagctatttagcataacaaacagaaggttaaggggtgacttgatctcCGCCTGTACGTACTATTTCATAACGGGCTCCTCAGGTATCACAcactccagtggctggaagctgaagctcgaTAACTTCAGTCAGGAAATAAGGTCCAAATTTTTTACTGCTGACAGTAataaaccactggaacaatttaccgagggtcgtggtggattctccatcactggcaatttttaaacaaagatgTTTTTCTAATAGCTCTTCTCCGGGAATCATTGTGGGACAGGtcagtggcctgtgttatggaaggggtcagactagatgaacagaATGGTCCCacctggccttagaatctatcaATCCGCTGCAAACATGGTATTAGTTCAACTAATCTGAGGCGTTCAGCAGATACtggtgctgcagcagggcagggccaaACCCCCAGCCTACCTGCCAACACTCACTGCTGCTTTCCCCTGAATCCCCCCTCCCAGCAGTGTTCGGTATCCCAACAGATGCTCCCAACCCCCCATTCACAGACACGGCCCTTAGCTTGGGGCCATCTGAGTTCTGACTTGCCCCAGATGCTTATCTTCCAGCACCTTCAGTGGGAAATGCTGCTAACCAGCCCCACCCTGATCCCTCCCTAAACACTCACAACCAAGTCTGTTGGGTAAAGTCTCTCACCATTGGCTCCGGGGGAGTTACATCAGCATGAAATTTGGTCCATTGTGTTTCAAAGgacttccccagctctgctcctgccccactggaGAACACATTCCCCCCGCCTACCTCCACCGCAGCAGGTCTGCTCCATGGATGGTTTCTCTGGGGTGTGGGGTGGAAGTCAAAAAGGTTCCTTCTCCCTTTACTGTAATAGCAAACAAACCAGCTGTTTTTGTGATGCCAGAGACCCAGGGAACGAGCACACGTAGGTTATAAACATCCCCCACTGTGCCCTGGAGCACAGCTGCCTGTGGGCCTCTCAGCCCA
This window contains:
- the APOE gene encoding apolipoprotein E isoform X2, which codes for MKFWIVLLGATLLAGCQANPLVQDEPKTKWEEAVKVFWNYLSKVGHAADNVTAQIKSSQLSKELDGLITDTMAEVGVYTEELRARFGPYAQEAQQRLGSEVAALTGKLRADMEEAKGRVVQYAGDVRLMFDQNLEEVRARVGMYLRKLRKRLGKDAEELRRKMAAYASEVQARTDQRVDAVRQGLQPLIDSIRDKGQQRLGALSQAMGEQSQKVRDSLGTRAQELQGHLQEKAEEVRGSLDQAAEQVRQWFAPFLQDVSAQLQALVEKLQGKLQL
- the APOE gene encoding apolipoprotein E isoform X1 — translated: MGTGSDSLCGSRAAMAWVTQEVRLDSLPANSAPPGCQANPLVQDEPKTKWEEAVKVFWNYLSKVGHAADNVTAQIKSSQLSKELDGLITDTMAEVGVYTEELRARFGPYAQEAQQRLGSEVAALTGKLRADMEEAKGRVVQYAGDVRLMFDQNLEEVRARVGMYLRKLRKRLGKDAEELRRKMAAYASEVQARTDQRVDAVRQGLQPLIDSIRDKGQQRLGALSQAMGEQSQKVRDSLGTRAQELQGHLQEKAEEVRGSLDQAAEQVRQWFAPFLQDVSAQLQALVEKLQGKLQL